Proteins from a single region of Nerophis ophidion isolate RoL-2023_Sa linkage group LG10, RoL_Noph_v1.0, whole genome shotgun sequence:
- the LOC133559923 gene encoding uncharacterized protein LOC133559923 has product MAHGRSARDDEGDLHIPRFNPHDSPSVLSPQVPTAVPRTSPAQTAPQTLLQACYRRGRPGRVRQVPQQVEVGRVAAVAGPSVPSTDPGETYGIKVMIQGSTYQAMVDSGCGQTMIHQNLVRPGALRHATRLKIRCVHGDVHEYPIVPVEIWYDGQKHRVEVAVSTHLSHPVILGTNWPGFRRLLTQCVGVRSQTVGKGSICAVLSGEAGPSDTAEREPADASREASPPPYWRPTEDFPLEQSRDETFRAAWDQVDYIDGRPMRPGTARLFPHFSIMRDRLYRVTRDTQTGEEITQLLVPKRRQEMVFQAAHINLMAGYLGYDKTLNRVTVRFYWPGIRADVRRRCAACPDCQLVKPAATPKVPCAHCRSWRSHSTELGWTSSDHFTRVHGGIALC; this is encoded by the exons ATGGCGCACGGACGGAGCGCACGAGATGATGAGGGAGATCTGCACATCCCCCGCTTTAACCCGCATGACTCCCCGTCTGTTCTTTCCCCGCAGGTCCCGACTGCTGTCCCCAGAACATCTCCCGCGCAGACGGCCCCTCAAACACTTCTGCAGGCGTGTTATAGGCGTGGGCGGCCCGGTCGAGTGCGTCAGGTACCTCAGCAGGTGGAGGTGGGGCGCGTGGCCGCGGTGGCCGGCCCTTCAGTGCCCTCCACCGACCCGGGTGAGACGTACGGTATCAAGGTAATGATACAAGGGAGTACTTACCaggcaatggtggattcgggctgcgggcagaccatgatccaccagaacctggttcgacccggggctttgaggcatgcaacacggctaaaaatccggtgtgttcatggggatgtgcacgagtacccgattGTGCCAGTTGAAATTTGGTATGATGGCCAAAAGCATAGGGTGGAGGTAGCTGTAAGTACGCACctctcgcaccccgtaattttgggcacaaattggccggggtttaggcGCTTACTGACACAATGCGTAGGAGTGCGTTCACAGACCGTAGGGAAAGGGAGTATCTGCGCAGTTctcagtggcgaggcggggccATCCGACACTGCCGAACGGGAACCGGCGGATGCTTCGCGGGAAGCCTCCCCGCCCCCCTATTGGCgtcctacggaggattttccaCTTGAGCAGTCTCGAGACGAAACTTttcgcgcggcctgggaccaagtaGATTATATAGACGGTCGGCCGATGCGCCCGGGAACAGCGCGGTTATTCCCTCACTTCTCCATTATGAGAGACAGATTATaccgagtgacccgtgacactcaaacaggagaggaaatcacccagttgttggtgccaaaacgccgccaggaaatggttttccaggcggcgcatatTAATCTTATGGCTGGATATTtggggtatgataaaacactgaatagggtcacggtccggttctattggccgggcatccgggcagacgtgcgccgcaGGTGCGCCGCctgtccggactgccagctggtgaaacCAGCGGCCACCCCGAAGGTCCCTTGCGCCCAttgccgctcatggag gtcccattcgacagaattgggatggacctcatcggaccatttcacccgagttCACGGgggtatcgctttgtgttag